The following are encoded together in the Phaseolus vulgaris cultivar G19833 chromosome 9, P. vulgaris v2.0, whole genome shotgun sequence genome:
- the LOC137822318 gene encoding uncharacterized protein At4g14342-like: SVRFINSQLEHLQAKYVGTGHADLNRFEWAVNIQRDSYASYIGHYPLLAYFGIAENESIGRERYSFMQKMLLPCGLPPEREED; this comes from the exons TCTGTGCGTTTCATCAACTCTCAGCTCGAACATCTCCAAGCCAAATATGTTGGAACTGGTCATGCCGATTTGAACAGATT TGAGTGGGCAGTGAACATTCAACGTGATAGCTATGCATCATATATTGGTCACTATCCTTTACTGGCATACTTTGGTATTGCTGAAAATGAATCTATTGGAAGGGAACGCTATAGCTTTATGCAG AAAATGCTCCTGCCTTGCGGTTTACCTCCCGAAAGAGAAGAGGATTAA